A single candidate division KSB1 bacterium DNA region contains:
- a CDS encoding SpoIIE family protein phosphatase codes for MDAKRKTPADTDESIARQLDARLVELQALFEMSQVLNSSLNLKTILDNLLLTPMGRLMISKGMALIADGHGRCTVQTVKGMPRELMGKMVEMEIPAAGPTLLDEGYASQLPAYDFFRQHGIQLLVPLVSSTRTAGMVCFGPKITNAPYTAAELEFLGSLSNIAATAVENGLIVEELRQVNRALDKKIQELNTLFDIGKELTATLDRDKIVALLSYAVMGELMVNRCAVFVRQRDRMEMVADRGGGASELSIHCQEGSPVLRRLCAAEKPFLVEECQEPEVRDALEKLGLALVAPMRVNDETKGLLVVGKKLNDVPFSTHDIEFVSTLGNYAMICLENARLFQEALEKQRMEEELAIAKQIQQRLLPAHTPVLPGFDLAGMNVSSREVGGDYYDWILFDQRHCGLAIADVSGKGAPAALLMANLQATLRALAVAHGNVAEMVGKMNHLVHASTDLSKFITFFYGELDLEEKRLTYCNAGHNPPLLLRANGQLQTLEEGGLILGMMRDVSYEAGTVSLYPGDVLLMYTDGVSEALNGAEEEYGEERLVSVLRECRALPAAGIMACIHEHVTAFCGDAPQSDDLTMVVLKVLG; via the coding sequence GTGGACGCTAAGCGCAAAACTCCTGCCGACACGGACGAGAGCATCGCGCGGCAGCTAGACGCCCGCCTGGTGGAGCTGCAGGCACTGTTTGAGATGAGCCAGGTGCTCAACTCCTCCCTGAATCTCAAGACCATCCTGGATAACCTGCTCCTGACGCCCATGGGAAGGCTGATGATCAGCAAGGGGATGGCCCTGATCGCTGACGGCCATGGACGATGCACAGTGCAGACCGTCAAGGGGATGCCACGCGAGCTGATGGGCAAAATGGTGGAAATGGAGATCCCGGCGGCCGGTCCCACACTCCTCGACGAAGGTTACGCCTCGCAACTCCCGGCCTATGACTTTTTTCGGCAGCACGGGATTCAATTGCTGGTGCCGCTGGTCAGTAGTACCCGCACCGCGGGCATGGTCTGCTTCGGCCCGAAAATCACCAACGCGCCCTACACGGCTGCAGAGTTAGAGTTCCTGGGGTCGCTGTCCAATATTGCGGCCACGGCAGTCGAAAACGGCCTCATTGTGGAAGAGCTGCGGCAAGTGAACCGCGCGCTGGACAAGAAGATTCAGGAGCTGAACACACTTTTTGACATTGGCAAAGAGCTCACCGCCACCCTGGACAGAGACAAGATCGTGGCGCTGCTCAGTTATGCGGTGATGGGTGAACTCATGGTGAACCGCTGCGCGGTGTTCGTGCGCCAGAGGGATCGCATGGAGATGGTAGCAGACCGCGGCGGGGGGGCGTCAGAGCTGTCCATCCACTGCCAGGAAGGGAGCCCCGTATTGCGCCGACTGTGCGCGGCCGAAAAGCCATTCCTTGTGGAGGAGTGTCAGGAACCTGAGGTTCGCGATGCTTTGGAAAAGCTTGGGTTAGCGCTGGTTGCGCCGATGCGCGTGAACGATGAGACGAAGGGCCTGCTCGTCGTGGGGAAGAAGCTCAACGACGTGCCCTTCTCAACTCATGACATCGAGTTCGTCAGTACCTTGGGCAACTATGCGATGATCTGTCTGGAGAACGCACGGCTCTTCCAGGAGGCTCTGGAAAAGCAGCGCATGGAAGAGGAGCTGGCAATCGCCAAGCAGATTCAACAGCGGCTCCTACCGGCCCATACACCGGTTCTCCCCGGCTTTGACCTGGCGGGCATGAACGTCTCTTCGCGCGAGGTAGGGGGCGATTACTACGACTGGATTCTGTTTGACCAACGCCATTGCGGGCTTGCCATCGCCGACGTGTCGGGCAAGGGCGCCCCAGCAGCGCTCCTGATGGCCAATTTGCAGGCGACTCTTAGGGCCCTGGCCGTTGCGCATGGTAATGTGGCCGAAATGGTCGGAAAGATGAACCACCTGGTTCACGCCAGCACTGACTTGAGTAAGTTCATCACCTTTTTCTACGGCGAATTGGACCTGGAGGAGAAGCGCCTGACCTACTGCAACGCGGGGCACAATCCGCCATTGCTGCTTCGCGCTAACGGGCAGTTGCAGACGCTCGAGGAGGGCGGCCTGATTCTTGGGATGATGCGCGATGTGTCCTATGAGGCGGGCACAGTATCGCTGTACCCCGGCGATGTCTTGCTTATGTACACTGACGGCGTCAGTGAGGCACTTAACGGGGCAGAGGAGGAATATGGCGAGGAGCGCCTTGTCTCGGTTCTTCGTGAATGTCGGGCCTTGCCAGCGGCGGGGATCATGGCTTGCATCCATGAACACGTCACCGCTTTCTGCGGAGATGCGCCTCAGAGCGACGATTTGACCATGGTGGTATTAAAGGTCCTGGGATAG
- a CDS encoding ATP-binding protein, which translates to MQRAVKRYRLRLLSQTENLEIIRNFVGHIARRVGFDDEDATKIEMAVDEACSNVIKHAYERDAHKPMDIVVKIDYDKLTVVVTDHGKGFDPSSIKMPDMKEYLAELRVGGLGIYLMRTLMDEVSFDIKPGVRNQVRMVKYFIKRNSPGAHGGALKKARKSGR; encoded by the coding sequence GTGCAACGAGCAGTGAAACGATATCGCCTTCGCCTCCTGAGCCAGACCGAGAACCTGGAGATCATCCGCAATTTCGTCGGGCACATCGCCAGGCGCGTCGGCTTCGATGATGAGGACGCCACCAAGATCGAGATGGCAGTGGACGAGGCATGCTCCAACGTGATCAAGCACGCCTACGAGCGCGACGCGCACAAGCCCATGGACATCGTTGTCAAAATCGATTATGACAAACTCACGGTTGTGGTGACAGATCACGGCAAGGGCTTTGACCCTTCTTCCATCAAGATGCCAGACATGAAAGAGTACCTGGCTGAGCTGCGCGTGGGAGGATTGGGAATCTACCTCATGCGTACCCTGATGGACGAGGTGAGCTTTGACATCAAGCCGGGAGTGCGCAATCAGGTGCGCATGGTGAAGTATTTCATAAAGCGCAATTCCCCCGGAGCGCACGGCGGTGCTCTCAAGAAGGCAAGAAAAAGTGGACGCTAA
- a CDS encoding S9 family peptidase, whose protein sequence is MRRPSALLIALILVSLQPLGQAADGQKKMFTYRQAYEGAEPRLTGMLPRIEGWLDDEHYLERLTQGEGQEAAPRLMKVNAATGESTVFLDYAALKSMLPKGFFLQGAIDHTSDYSAFLLQRQDDLYYFSATTGTFKRLTASPAAEKNARFSPDGSRVAFTRDNNLYVVDIQSGLEHQLTTDGSETVYNGWASWVYYEEILGRASRYAAFWWAPNSQMVAFLRFDDNPVPTFPLFRADGVHGELEITRYPKAGDPNPYVRLGIAHVDQGKVVWVDLEEKADHYVAWPFWTPDSKQLFFQWMNRGQDHLKLLSADPATGKTTLVYEEKQPSWVEFFEDLYIFKDGSGFLLRSCVDGWYHLYHYDMAGKLKKRLTAGEFTVSSINVVDETNRMVYFQGAPKGVVESHLYRVDLDGKGLQRLTPSPGTHRCTVSPQGSYFIDTYSSIAHPSKMELRRTDGTLVRTLGDSRLPIMDEYAWGKVELFTIPSGDGYDLPAIWVLPPDFDPARRYPVLFEVYGGPASPSVSNSFRRLNWHYLAQHGIIVISVDHRGSGHFGKKGVAAMHRNLGKWEMHDLIAAVKWLRQKPFVDSTRIGIEGGSYGGYTTCMALTYGADYFTHGIAEYSVTDWRLYDTVYTERYMDTPAENPEGYAFGSVLTHADKYKGHLLITHGTMDDNVHMQNTIQFIDRLQELNKQFSLMLYPNARHGIGGAKGAHARRQNLQFWFRHFLGQELDVTEATE, encoded by the coding sequence ATGAGAAGACCTTCTGCGCTCCTAATAGCGCTCATCCTTGTCTCGCTCCAGCCCCTGGGGCAGGCTGCCGATGGCCAGAAAAAGATGTTCACATACCGTCAGGCATACGAGGGAGCCGAACCCCGTCTGACTGGGATGCTGCCTCGGATTGAAGGATGGCTCGACGATGAGCACTACTTGGAACGTCTCACCCAGGGCGAAGGGCAGGAGGCCGCACCTCGCCTCATGAAAGTCAATGCTGCTACTGGTGAATCCACCGTCTTTCTGGACTACGCTGCACTAAAGAGCATGCTCCCCAAAGGGTTCTTCCTCCAAGGAGCCATTGATCATACCAGCGATTACTCCGCCTTCTTGTTGCAGCGACAGGATGATCTCTACTATTTTTCTGCCACTACGGGTACCTTTAAGCGCCTGACTGCCAGCCCCGCTGCCGAGAAGAACGCCCGATTCTCGCCGGATGGTTCGCGAGTTGCCTTCACGCGCGACAACAACCTTTACGTGGTTGACATCCAATCCGGGCTGGAGCACCAGCTTACCACCGACGGCTCCGAGACCGTGTACAACGGCTGGGCCTCGTGGGTATATTACGAGGAGATCCTGGGCCGGGCCTCCCGCTACGCCGCCTTCTGGTGGGCGCCAAACAGCCAGATGGTGGCCTTTCTGCGCTTCGACGATAACCCGGTTCCCACCTTCCCTCTGTTTCGCGCCGATGGAGTACACGGCGAGCTGGAGATCACCCGCTATCCGAAAGCAGGAGACCCCAATCCTTACGTAAGGTTAGGCATCGCCCACGTGGACCAGGGTAAAGTGGTCTGGGTTGACCTTGAGGAAAAGGCGGACCACTATGTAGCTTGGCCGTTCTGGACTCCGGACTCGAAGCAGCTATTCTTCCAGTGGATGAACCGGGGACAAGACCACCTCAAATTGCTCTCGGCCGACCCTGCGACTGGAAAGACCACACTGGTTTACGAGGAGAAACAGCCCTCATGGGTCGAGTTCTTTGAGGATCTTTACATCTTCAAGGACGGCAGTGGATTCCTCCTCCGCTCGTGCGTGGACGGCTGGTACCACCTCTACCATTACGACATGGCAGGGAAGCTGAAAAAGCGCCTGACTGCTGGTGAGTTCACGGTGTCCTCCATCAATGTGGTCGATGAAACTAACAGGATGGTCTACTTCCAAGGCGCGCCGAAGGGGGTCGTAGAGAGCCACCTGTACCGCGTAGACCTGGATGGCAAAGGGCTCCAACGCCTCACCCCCTCTCCTGGCACGCATCGCTGTACGGTCTCGCCCCAGGGCAGCTACTTTATCGACACCTACAGTAGCATTGCGCACCCGTCCAAGATGGAGTTGCGCCGCACCGATGGCACGCTGGTGCGCACACTGGGAGACAGCCGCCTGCCGATCATGGATGAGTATGCGTGGGGGAAGGTGGAGCTCTTCACCATCCCCTCAGGCGACGGGTATGATCTGCCGGCGATATGGGTCTTGCCCCCCGACTTTGACCCCGCCCGGCGCTACCCAGTGCTCTTTGAGGTCTATGGAGGTCCTGCTTCGCCATCGGTATCCAATTCTTTCCGGCGACTGAATTGGCACTATTTGGCGCAACACGGTATCATCGTCATTTCCGTGGATCACCGTGGTTCAGGCCACTTTGGCAAAAAGGGCGTGGCCGCCATGCACCGCAATCTAGGGAAGTGGGAGATGCATGACCTGATCGCGGCGGTCAAGTGGTTGCGGCAGAAGCCATTCGTCGACTCCACCCGCATCGGTATCGAGGGCGGCAGCTACGGAGGCTACACCACCTGCATGGCCCTCACCTACGGTGCCGACTATTTCACGCACGGCATAGCGGAGTACTCGGTCACCGACTGGCGGCTGTACGACACTGTGTACACCGAGCGCTACATGGACACGCCGGCCGAAAATCCCGAGGGCTACGCGTTCGGCTCGGTGCTAACCCACGCCGACAAGTACAAAGGACATCTGCTAATCACGCACGGCACCATGGACGACAACGTGCACATGCAAAACACCATTCAGTTCATCGACCGCCTACAAGAGCTCAATAAACAGTTCTCTCTGATGCTCTACCCCAACGCCCGCCACGGCATTGGAGGGGCGAAGGGGGCACACGCTCGCCGGCAGAACCTGCAATTCTGGTTTCGGCACTTTCTGGGCCAGGAACTGGACGTGACAGAGGCAACCGAGTAG
- a CDS encoding ATP-binding cassette domain-containing protein, with protein MDVVQVQELTRRFKAITAVDGVTFSVQRGELFGLLGPNGAGKTTLIRMLTTLLQPTSGRAWVAGHEVTKARDRVRACIGIVFQEPALDRQLTGRENLDFHARMYGLKASERRARIGEVLELVELSDRADDLVEHYSGGMQRRLEIARGLINHPQVLFLDEPTLGLDAQTRRKIWEHIRTMNRNHRTTIMLTTHYMEEADALCDRVAIIDRGRIVALDRPKKLKDLIGADVVTLEVECGDCRPLKDLPWVHSYVTHDDHLTLTVDNGERRIPLLMEVAHRHGIQVRSVALRKPSLEDVFLHFTGTTISERHAQERMRPWRRRP; from the coding sequence ATGGACGTAGTGCAGGTTCAGGAACTCACGCGTAGGTTCAAGGCCATCACGGCCGTGGACGGGGTGACCTTCTCCGTGCAGCGGGGCGAGCTCTTCGGCCTGTTGGGGCCAAACGGCGCCGGCAAGACGACGCTAATCCGCATGCTGACCACCCTGCTGCAGCCGACGTCCGGGCGCGCCTGGGTAGCGGGACACGAGGTGACCAAGGCGCGCGATCGCGTGCGGGCGTGCATCGGCATCGTGTTCCAAGAGCCGGCTCTTGACCGCCAGCTCACCGGGCGGGAAAACCTGGACTTCCACGCGCGGATGTACGGCCTCAAGGCCTCCGAGCGGCGCGCCCGTATCGGCGAGGTCCTGGAGTTGGTGGAGTTGTCCGACCGGGCCGATGACCTGGTGGAGCACTATTCCGGCGGTATGCAGCGACGACTGGAGATCGCCCGCGGCCTCATCAACCATCCGCAGGTGCTCTTTTTGGATGAACCAACCCTAGGCCTGGACGCCCAGACGCGCCGCAAAATCTGGGAACACATCCGCACCATGAACCGCAATCACCGCACCACCATCATGCTGACCACCCACTACATGGAGGAAGCCGACGCTCTGTGCGACAGAGTTGCCATCATCGACCGCGGGCGGATCGTGGCACTCGACAGACCCAAGAAGCTCAAAGACCTGATAGGCGCTGACGTCGTCACCCTTGAGGTAGAGTGTGGCGATTGTCGCCCGCTGAAGGACCTGCCCTGGGTCCACTCGTACGTGACTCACGACGATCACCTGACCCTAACGGTGGACAATGGCGAGCGACGAATCCCCTTGCTGATGGAGGTGGCACATCGCCACGGCATCCAGGTGCGCAGTGTGGCGTTGCGCAAACCTAGCCTGGAGGACGTGTTCTTGCACTTTACCGGCACCACCATCAGTGAACGGCATGCCCAGGAGCGCATGCGCCCATGGCGGCGACGCCCCTAA
- a CDS encoding PP2C family protein-serine/threonine phosphatase — MDRRQRSKQLLFDIGLAIAAAGAVAVLLVWAAEIFPWGGWVARLSPGEVEQVARQAVAELEVDITRYRHRLTYRTDPIQIRYLAERFGTARANRFARGWIPVHYWQVEWSPPGRIEQMVFGLGQRPSSLAEARDWPVRAVQVRVTDDGRVLACRASYAPATPGGSMEQGEAERLAVSVASAKLGAQWGSFGDQEVSTRHAERRLDYTFRWRERERPAGEQVEFFVELAGEKLAGYGWEYKVPPAYAETPTLARATWVPALLLYLGMTVLVLFVLIKKLRADEITFRAGLPFALLGASALSLRFVLAQHEQWLVEVGVALVLLVPLDMLLLLVLVSTADSTAREVWPDKLLSLDALRAGRIAHRRFGLAMARGVAVGLTAAGLATALFKLASLVTRFYFHELPLTNNEITARLPALYSFAVLLSNVLFVAFALVLFLPSFLARYSSDRWRIGLLGTVLWAVGALGDGPFAVWPLWLALVVKVAVAGVILAAFFCSDFLTAAIGFLSCGVALKGLSLATAGNMAVRENGIALLLLLPLMAVIGLVASRRKAAEGEPSLLAPAYVRRLNERLRLQRELDVARRVQLSFLPRALPQVPGLEIASSCVPANEVGGDYYDFVVLGPEQLGVAVGDVSGKGISAAFYMTLTKGFFRSQARAARRPREVLIRVNELFCENAERGHFVSMVYAVFDTGRGLLRLARAGHNPVVVGSPRRNQAEVLCPPGIALGLTSGPLFAQVIEEVELVLHPGDCFVFYTDGYTEAMDRRNEEFGEERLWALVAEQARASAHEAVQVIERRVRSFMGGMPRHDDMTIVVVKVREQRFHPR; from the coding sequence ATGGACAGACGCCAGCGAAGTAAGCAGCTTCTGTTTGACATCGGCCTGGCAATTGCCGCTGCCGGCGCGGTGGCCGTCTTGTTGGTGTGGGCAGCCGAGATTTTCCCGTGGGGCGGTTGGGTGGCCCGACTTTCGCCGGGCGAGGTGGAGCAGGTGGCTCGCCAAGCGGTAGCGGAGCTGGAAGTGGACATTACCCGCTATCGCCATCGTCTCACTTATCGCACGGACCCCATCCAGATCCGTTACCTTGCGGAGCGATTCGGCACTGCGCGTGCCAACCGTTTCGCAAGGGGCTGGATTCCCGTTCATTACTGGCAAGTGGAGTGGTCACCACCGGGTCGTATTGAACAGATGGTGTTCGGTCTCGGTCAGAGACCTTCGTCCTTAGCGGAGGCCAGGGACTGGCCGGTCCGCGCCGTGCAGGTGCGCGTGACCGACGATGGCCGTGTGCTTGCTTGCCGCGCCAGTTATGCCCCAGCAACCCCGGGGGGAAGCATGGAACAGGGGGAGGCAGAGCGCCTTGCAGTCTCCGTGGCTAGCGCGAAACTTGGCGCCCAGTGGGGGAGCTTCGGGGACCAGGAAGTCAGCACCCGCCATGCCGAGCGCCGCTTGGATTACACGTTTCGCTGGCGTGAGCGCGAAAGGCCGGCCGGGGAGCAGGTGGAGTTCTTTGTCGAACTCGCGGGCGAAAAGCTGGCCGGCTACGGGTGGGAGTACAAGGTCCCACCTGCTTATGCGGAGACCCCCACCTTGGCACGCGCAACATGGGTGCCGGCGCTCTTGCTCTACCTGGGCATGACGGTCCTCGTTCTCTTCGTATTGATCAAGAAGCTGCGTGCCGACGAGATAACATTCCGGGCGGGTCTGCCTTTCGCCTTACTGGGCGCATCCGCCCTGTCCCTCCGCTTCGTCCTGGCTCAGCACGAGCAGTGGCTGGTTGAGGTGGGGGTGGCGTTGGTGCTCTTGGTCCCCCTGGATATGTTGCTACTATTGGTGCTGGTTTCCACCGCGGATTCCACCGCCCGGGAGGTGTGGCCGGATAAACTCTTGTCCCTTGATGCACTGCGCGCCGGGCGCATTGCCCACCGCCGGTTTGGGCTGGCGATGGCCCGGGGTGTGGCGGTCGGCCTAACCGCAGCCGGGTTGGCCACTGCGCTTTTCAAGCTCGCCAGCCTGGTCACACGCTTTTACTTCCATGAGCTTCCCTTGACAAACAACGAGATCACGGCGCGCCTGCCCGCCCTGTACTCCTTCGCAGTCCTGCTATCCAACGTGCTGTTTGTGGCATTCGCTTTGGTGCTGTTTCTTCCTTCGTTCTTGGCCAGATACAGTTCAGACCGGTGGCGCATCGGCCTGCTAGGAACAGTGCTGTGGGCGGTAGGAGCGCTGGGCGATGGCCCGTTTGCTGTGTGGCCGCTGTGGCTGGCACTGGTGGTGAAGGTGGCTGTGGCAGGTGTCATTCTTGCCGCCTTTTTCTGCTCTGATTTCCTCACCGCTGCCATTGGTTTCCTGAGCTGCGGCGTGGCGCTCAAAGGGTTATCTCTTGCCACGGCCGGTAACATGGCCGTGCGCGAGAATGGAATTGCGCTGTTGCTTCTGCTGCCGCTCATGGCCGTGATAGGACTGGTGGCGAGCCGCCGCAAGGCCGCGGAGGGGGAACCGTCGCTCCTGGCCCCTGCTTATGTGCGGCGCCTCAACGAACGTTTGCGTCTGCAGCGCGAGTTGGATGTGGCTCGGCGCGTGCAGCTCAGCTTCTTGCCGCGCGCGCTGCCGCAGGTGCCAGGTTTGGAGATCGCCTCATCGTGCGTCCCGGCCAATGAGGTGGGAGGCGACTACTACGACTTTGTCGTGTTGGGTCCGGAACAGTTGGGCGTGGCGGTGGGCGATGTCTCTGGAAAAGGGATCTCGGCTGCTTTCTACATGACCCTCACCAAGGGTTTTTTCCGTTCTCAAGCCCGGGCGGCGAGGAGGCCGAGGGAAGTGCTCATCCGCGTCAATGAGCTCTTTTGCGAGAATGCCGAGCGGGGCCATTTTGTCAGCATGGTCTATGCGGTTTTTGATACTGGGCGCGGTCTGCTGCGCCTTGCCCGCGCCGGGCATAATCCTGTAGTGGTAGGGAGCCCCAGACGAAACCAAGCGGAGGTGCTGTGTCCACCAGGCATAGCTTTGGGTTTGACCAGTGGCCCCCTCTTCGCCCAGGTGATCGAGGAGGTGGAACTTGTCCTTCACCCCGGTGACTGTTTTGTCTTTTACACCGACGGCTACACTGAGGCGATGGATAGGCGCAATGAGGAGTTCGGCGAGGAGCGACTGTGGGCGCTTGTGGCTGAACAGGCGCGGGCCTCGGCACACGAGGCGGTGCAGGTTATCGAGCGACGCGTGCGCTCCTTCATGGGCGGTATGCCCCGCCACGACGACATGACCATCGTGGTGGTCAAAGTGCGCGAACAAAGGTTCCACCCCCGGTAA
- a CDS encoding T9SS type A sorting domain-containing protein, which translates to MLLWSESTGFYVTSKKGWRGWPLLGGWLGDSGIVRSEMLMKEGFYDVGGFDVVAAPGQTLYACWEDLPLATWRLLMVDRLGRSLSTVPFPRFALIKPNLGFARRPDLWVGKEGRLHASFVGATREEGGLLKPRNLLRYAERDPDTGRWSEPLLVWSDSSTSASPSQVLVGVDGLRHLVWFRASEDSWRGTLLHSWSGDGLVWSTAVEVAPGPEWLCDGNFSVVPDYAGRLHAVWAGSKNRGTTYSYAWWQDGTWRPPLRILSGDSTRGPGVYGFCTGPDSCLHLVWVEVTRPPDLWHPLPGTMLHSVLDLRTLTSNVEAPPSATASAHLAVRAYPNPFNESVVFKVPPAGSRSLTLALFDLQGRLVRSLCLEVSSASEIVFRWDGKDERGEPVPSGVYYYQVSGSHGEQKRMVQARGKVLLVR; encoded by the coding sequence GTGCTACTTTGGAGCGAGTCCACCGGCTTCTACGTCACCAGCAAGAAGGGCTGGCGAGGATGGCCTCTGCTGGGGGGCTGGCTCGGCGATTCAGGCATAGTGCGGAGCGAGATGCTGATGAAAGAGGGGTTCTATGATGTCGGCGGTTTTGACGTGGTGGCAGCGCCAGGACAGACCCTGTACGCGTGTTGGGAGGATCTTCCCCTTGCGACCTGGCGGCTCCTTATGGTTGACAGGCTCGGCCGGTCCCTATCCACAGTGCCGTTCCCTCGCTTCGCCCTCATCAAGCCCAATCTGGGCTTTGCTCGGCGGCCAGACCTTTGGGTGGGAAAAGAGGGACGGTTGCATGCCAGCTTCGTGGGAGCAACCCGCGAGGAAGGAGGCCTACTGAAACCCCGTAACCTCCTCCGTTACGCCGAGCGTGACCCGGACACGGGCCGTTGGTCAGAGCCCCTTCTGGTATGGTCGGATTCGTCGACCTCGGCCTCGCCCTCGCAGGTGCTGGTAGGAGTAGACGGGCTCCGCCACCTGGTCTGGTTCCGCGCGTCAGAGGATTCATGGCGGGGCACGCTTCTCCATAGCTGGTCCGGCGATGGGCTGGTATGGAGCACGGCGGTAGAAGTGGCGCCCGGCCCAGAGTGGCTCTGCGATGGCAACTTTTCAGTGGTGCCCGACTATGCGGGGCGCCTGCACGCGGTGTGGGCAGGATCGAAAAATCGCGGCACCACGTACTCTTACGCGTGGTGGCAAGATGGGACCTGGCGCCCACCCCTCCGTATCCTGAGCGGCGACAGCACCAGAGGCCCAGGCGTCTACGGTTTTTGCACGGGGCCTGACAGCTGTCTGCACCTGGTATGGGTGGAGGTGACCAGACCTCCCGACCTGTGGCACCCCTTGCCGGGTACAATGCTACACAGTGTCCTGGACCTCCGTACACTGACAAGCAACGTGGAGGCACCTCCCAGTGCCACAGCAAGCGCACACCTTGCGGTGCGAGCCTATCCGAACCCTTTCAACGAGAGCGTCGTCTTCAAAGTGCCCCCCGCCGGCTCGCGGTCACTGACGCTGGCGCTGTTTGACCTGCAAGGTCGGCTGGTGCGCTCCCTCTGTTTGGAAGTCAGCTCCGCCTCGGAGATAGTCTTCCGGTGGGATGGGAAGGACGAGCGCGGCGAGCCGGTTCCGTCGGGCGTGTACTACTACCAGGTCTCCGGTTCTCATGGAGAACAGAAGCGCATGGTCCAGGCTCGGGGCAAAGTTCTGCTGGTGCGTTGA
- a CDS encoding STAS domain-containing protein: MEGFQVRRKDDGPISTLYLQGYLDAHTAPRLEEALQQLVDQGRYKIIVNFTDLAYISSAGLGVFMGFIEMIRAHQGDIKLTNMSDKIFRVFDLLGFPTLYDIFKDETEAQRKFSEQS; the protein is encoded by the coding sequence ATGGAAGGTTTTCAGGTGCGACGTAAAGATGATGGTCCCATTTCCACCCTCTATCTGCAAGGATACCTGGATGCTCACACTGCCCCCAGATTGGAAGAAGCACTCCAGCAATTGGTAGACCAGGGGCGCTACAAGATCATCGTCAATTTCACCGACCTGGCCTACATCAGCAGCGCAGGCTTGGGGGTGTTCATGGGCTTCATCGAGATGATTCGCGCCCACCAGGGGGACATCAAGTTGACCAACATGAGCGACAAGATCTTTCGCGTATTCGACCTGCTCGGCTTTCCCACCCTGTATGACATATTCAAGGATGAGACGGAGGCTCAGCGCAAGTTCAGTGAGCAGTCGTAG